CAACTGGCAGGGGCTGGGGATCCGGCCGGTGGCCCGGCTGTCGCGAGCCTGGCCGACCTGCCACTCGGTGCACGACCACGCGGTCCTCGACCCCAACAACGCCCTCGGCAACCTCGGCCGCTCCGCCGCCCTGGACGCCCTGCTACGGCTACGGTCCCGCTGGGTGCTGCACCAGCTTCGGCACAGCACCCTGCTGTTCCCCTCGGAACGGACCCGCCGCCGGGTACTGGGCAGCGCACCCGTAGCCCGACCGGCCAACCGGCTGCTGCCGCTGGCCGTGCCGACGCCGGCCGGCCCCCGCGACTGGCCGTCGGGCCGCCGCGACACCTTCCTGTACCTCGGGGCGCTGGACCGGCACAAGGGGGTGGACCTGCTGCTGGACGCCTGGGCGGAGGTCGACGCAGAGGTGGGCGGCACACTCCTGGTCGGCGGGGACGGCCCGCTGCGTGCCGAGGTGCGCCACGCCGCCGACCGGTCGTCCTCGGTGCGGTACCTCGGCTACCTGGACGACGCGGGCAAGCGCGCCGCGTTCCTGGCCGCCGGCTGGCTGATCTTCCCCAGTCAGGGTGCGGAGACCTTCGGCCTGGTCTGCGCGGAGGCGCTGCGGGCCGGACGGCCGGTGCTCGCCAGCGAGGTGGCCCGCCCGCCGATGGCCGGCGACGGCTCGCTGCTGGTCTTCCGGACCCGCGCCGAGCTGGCGGCGCTGCTGCGCCGGGCCGCCCGGATGCCCGACGACGAGTACGCGACGATGGCCGCCTCGGCCGCCGCCGACGGCCGCCACCTCGACTGGGACCGGCACGTCGACGCGGTCCTGGCCGCCTACCGGTCGGCCGGCCCCCTCCCGAGACCGACGAGCCACCCGAGGTGACCCGGCGCATGTCCCCCGATCCCGCCACCCCCGCCAGCGGGCCACCCGCCTCCGAGGCCGCCACCTCCGACCCCGCTGCCGGCGGGCCGCCCGCCGTCCGGCCCGCCGACGGGCCTCCTGCCGTCCCGGCGCAGGTCGGTGCGGCTGCGGTGCGGGCCGGCACGTCCGCGCGGGACCGCAGGGGCCGCGCCACGCTCGTCGCCCTCGGGTACGTGCTGGTCGTGCTCAACGCCCCGCTGGGCCTCTGGATGATCGGCCTGGAAGGGCTGGTCGGTGCCGCCTTCGGTGGCCGGGAGTACGTGCTCAGCGTCTCCGCCACCGCCGTGGTCTGCGTGCTGTTCGCGCTCGCCTGCTGGCACGGCCGGTGGAGCCGCGCCCAGCTCCGGGCGGCCGGGGCGGTGCTGCTGGTGCTGACCGTCTGGAGCCTGATCGGTGTCGCACACCACGGGCTGGCCCAGACCCTGGTCGGGGTCCGGCTCACCCTGGTCCCGTTGCTGCTGCTGGTGGTGCTGACCGCGCTGCGGCGCGACCAGTTGGAGACCGTGCTGACCATGCTGTCCTGGCTGCTGGTGGCGAACGCGGTGGCGGCGGTCGGTGAACTGCTGGTCGGGCCGGCCCGGCTGGTGCGGTGGGGTTTCGAGGAGGACCGGGCGGTCCGCTACATCGGAGACACCTTCCGGGTGCCGGGGCTCACCGAGTTCAACGGTGAGCTGGGCATCCTGGCCGGCGCGTTCCTGCTCGGCTACGTGGCCCTGTGGTTGACCCGCGACGCCCGTCCGACCCGCCGGACCTGGCACGCCGGTGGGGTGGCCGCCGTGCTCTGCCTGGCGTTGAGCACCAGTCGTTCCGGGGCGCTGCTGGTGGTCGCCGGGGTGCTCGGCGCGGTACTGCTGGACCGCTCCGGTGGGGCCGCCGGGCGGCGGCGGGCCCGGCTGGTGGGCCTGGGCGTGGTCGGCTGCGTGGCGGTGGGTTTCGTGGCCGTCGGGGCCACCGGGGCCCGGAGCCTCTTCGAACGCTTCGACGTCTGGGCCGGGCTGCTCGGTGGCGGCGTGCCGCCCTGGGGGCTGGGCGTCGGCGGGGTCGGTGCGGCCACCACGTCCCGGGTGACCAGCAGCGCACAGGTCTTCGTGGACAACCAGTTCGTCAGCGTCGGCCTGCAGTACGGGCTCTGGGCGATGGTCGTGCTGCTCGCCGGGGTCGGCTACGGCCTGCTGCGGCTGCGGCGGCGCTCCGCCACCCGTACCGGAACGGTGGTGCACCTGGCGGTGCTGGCCGGGTTGGCCGCCGCGGCGATGGTGATCGAGGCGTGGGAGTACCCGGGCGCGATGCTGTGCCTGGCCGGGTTCGTGGCGTACGGGCTGCGCCTGGACGGCCCGGTGCCCGGCGGACCGGTCCGGCCGAGCCTGACCCGCTGGCCGGGGCTGGACCGGCCGGTGGCCCCCGGCGAGCGACGGGACTGACCGGTGCGCCCGCTGGTCGCCGTCGCGGCGCGGTTGCAGGGCTCGCAGGTGTCGGTGCAGGCGCTCACCCGACTGGGCAGCGTCTACGTCTTCCTGCTGGCGTCCTGGGCGGACAGCGGCCGGCTGGCGGTGGTGGCCCTGCAGGGCGCGCTGCTGGCCATCCCGTACACGCTGATGGAGGCCCTGCTGGGCCGCCCCCTCTCGGCCGGCCTGGTGCCTGGCGGCTGGCAGCTGCGCAGCTGGGCGTGGCGGGTAACCGCCGCGGTGTTCGCGCCGGTGGCCGTGGTGGGTTACCTCTGCGCCACGGTGGCACTCCCGCAGACCGGCCCGGTCGACCGGCTGGTGCTGCTCGTTCCGGTGCTGCTGCAGCTGCCGTTGGAGGCGCTGTTCTGGGTCACCACCCGGACCGGAGGCGTCCGGTGGGCCAACCTGATTCCGCAGGCCACCGCCGTCGGCACCCTGCTCGCCGGGGTCGTCTTCGTCGTGCTCGACCTGCGGCTCGACGTGGTCGCGGTGCCGGCCCAGCTCGCCGTGCTGGGCTGGGTGTTGCTGCGCCGGCCGGCGGTCGTACCCGGGCAGGTGCGGCCGCCGGTGGCGCGGGCGCTGCGGCTCGGTGCGGTCTACTGCGTGGCGGCGGCGGTCGACCTGGCCTACACGGTGAGCCTGCCGGCGGTGGCCGGCGCGGTGGTCGGGCCCGCCGCCCTGGTCGTGCTGCGCGGCCTGGACCTGCTCTTCGGGCCGTTCCACGTGGCGCTCTCGGCCAGCGTCCGTCAGGACGTGGTGGCCGGCCGGGCCGCCCGCTGGCGGACCGGGGCCCGGGCGTTGACCATGGTGAGCCTGGCCGGCGTCGGCGTGGTGGTGCTCGCCAGCGGCTCCCTGCGGGCGGTGGTCGCCGACGAGTTGGCCACCGTCGCGGTCGGCGTACTCGCCCTGTACTGCGCCTACAAGGCGCTGCTGGCCGGGGCGACCTGGCTCTCCACCCGGCACATGATCTGGGCGCCGCCACGGCGGTACCTGGTCTCGGCCGTCGGCTCCCGGGTGATCGCCTTCGGGGGTCTGGCCTGCTCCGTCGCCTGGGTCGACGGCCTCGCCGGCCTGGTCGGTCAACTGCTGGTGGCCGAGGCGCTGGTGGTCTGCTGGTTCCTGGCCCGGATCAGGGCTCGGCCGCCAGCACCTGCACCGCGCCGTTGGGGAAGACCGCGCAGAGCTGCGTCCGACCGTCGACCTGCCGGGCCACCACCCGCACCGCGCCCGGCTGCGGGAGACCGGGATCGGCCTGCGCCCGCAGGTCGAACGCCGGGCGGACCACCAGGTTCTTCTCCGGGTGACCCAGGCCCTGGGTGATCTCGACGAGCGTGGTCGCCGCCGGCTCGCCGATCCAACCCCGACCGGTGCCGGGCACCCGCCCGCCCTCGGCGTCCAGGGCACCGGGCTGGGAGAGGCTGACCCGGACACTGGACAGTCCCCGGTCCGCACCGAAGTCGACGGCCGCCGTGCCGCAGTTGACCACCTTGCTGTCGATCAGGCAGCCCGAGGGCTCCTGCGGGTCCACCCCGGGCACGAACTGGAAGCCGATCTCCGGGTGCGGGTCGTGGTGGTTGTAGCCGAGCACCAGCCCGCCGATCCAGCGCACGTCGTTGCGGGAGATCCGGACGCCGACCCCGCCGTTGAGGTCGGCGTAGCAGTTGGAGCAGCTGATGCCGGCGGCGGCCAGGTCGAACGAGACGTTCTGCCGGATGCCCCAGGCGTGACAGTTGACCATCGAGGTGCCCTGCGCGTCACCGGCCAGGCGGAACCCGCTCGCGCCGTTGTCGAAGGTCA
Above is a window of Micromonospora yangpuensis DNA encoding:
- a CDS encoding glycosyltransferase family 4 protein; translation: MRIAQVHAGFAVAGGAERYVRDLSRTLTERGHQVRVFSRTPDPRCPQDHPVGERRSARLARRLPRLAKVCTHLGDLVDPTGLDPADLGDFDPDVVHLHNWQGLGIRPVARLSRAWPTCHSVHDHAVLDPNNALGNLGRSAALDALLRLRSRWVLHQLRHSTLLFPSERTRRRVLGSAPVARPANRLLPLAVPTPAGPRDWPSGRRDTFLYLGALDRHKGVDLLLDAWAEVDAEVGGTLLVGGDGPLRAEVRHAADRSSSVRYLGYLDDAGKRAAFLAAGWLIFPSQGAETFGLVCAEALRAGRPVLASEVARPPMAGDGSLLVFRTRAELAALLRRAARMPDDEYATMAASAAADGRHLDWDRHVDAVLAAYRSAGPLPRPTSHPR